One window from the genome of Lachancea thermotolerans CBS 6340 chromosome B complete sequence encodes:
- the JJJ1 gene encoding Jjj1p (similar to uniprot|P53863 Saccharomyces cerevisiae YNL227C JJJ1 Protein that may function as a cochaperone as suggested by the presence of a DnaJ-like domain) → MKTCYYELLGVETTASDSDLKKAYRRKALQYHPDKNPDNVEEATTVFATIRSAYEVLADPQERAWYDSHKQQILSDDFGAENGDDYDEYEVDAAVSGVTTDDLLKFFNTGLYSRVDDTPAGFYQIAGKVFAKLASEEVRFGRMQGLPKFAKYQDDFFEADMGTQGYRKAFEKYSTQETLLFPPFGDSSAGFQYLRAFYRDWSSFNTVKTFSWKDEYMYSRNYDRRTKREIKKRNEKLRQQARSEYNKTVKRFVVFIKKFDKRMKEGAAKFEQEKRKKLQEDLRKQIEKDRLANSRDVGDPFKLQSWQTVDDLDWDEMEAYFDESKTADDAPEGSEDEVLVYECFICNKTFKSPNQLENHNNTKSHKKMLRQIQREMHKDNMVLGLDAVSDVDEFNSADEEFGSNAEDLQKMDELDMINAELERIQKELEEISDKGDDSLSPSDSEVPESATVGSKEGKSTLPDDQIDEEKHSFTVDDEVDSDFEISDGTKSPSASKQEEDVDELSKLLASLQGGAGEDTESDSWDNNKKPKKKQKGKNKATSSVQPSPPPTYQCGTCSDQFTTRNTLFKHIKKSNHAAPVKATKAKKSKR, encoded by the coding sequence ATGAAAACATGCTACTATGAGCTTCTCGGTGTGGAGACGACGGCATCGGACTCCGACCTAAAGAAAGCGTATCGCCGAAAAGCCTTACAGTATCATCCTGACAAGAACCCTGATAATGTTGAGGAAGCAACAACAGTCTTTGCAACAATTCGGTCTGCCTACGAGGTACTTGCCGATCCTCAGGAACGTGCATGGTACGACTCCCACAAACAGCAAATATTAAGTGATGATTTTGGCGCAGAAAATGGTGATGATTACGATGAATACGAGGTCGATGCTGCAGTTTCGGGGGTGACTACCGATGACCTTCTAAAGTTTTTTAACACAGGGCTGTATTCGCGAGTAGATGACACGCCTGCAGGTTTCTACCAAATTGCAGGAAAGGTTTTCGCGAAACTGGCAAGCGAAGAGGTCCGCTTTGGAAGAATGCAAGGCCTGCCTAAATTCGCTAAGTATCAAGACGACTTTTTCGAAGCAGATATGGGTACACAAGGCTACCGcaaagctttcgaaaaatACTCAACGCAAGAAACGTTGCTGTTCCCGCCCTTTGGTGATTCGAGCGCCGGTTTTCAGTACCTGAGAGCGTTTTACCGCGATTGGTCAAGCTTTAACACTGTCAAAACCTTCAGTTGGAAAGACGAATATATGTATTCGCGCAATTATGATagaagaacaaagagaGAGATAAAGAAGCGGAATGAGAAGCTGCGACAACAAGCCCGCAGCGAGTACAACAAGACTGTTAAGAGGTTTGTTGTCTTCATTAAGAAGTTCGACAAAAGAATGAAGGAGGGTGCAGCCAAATTTGAACAGGAAAAGCgcaaaaagcttcaagaagaccTCAGGAAGCAGATAGAAAAGGATAGGCTTGCTAACTCGAGAGACGTTGGGGACCCTTTCAAGCTACAGAGCTGGCAAACAGTTGACGACCTCGACTGGGACGAAATGGAAGCCTATTTTGATGAATCCAAAACCGCTGATGATGCGCCGGAAGGGTCCGAGGATGAAGTTTTGGTGTATGAGTGCTTCATCTGCAACAAAACATTCAAGTCGCCTAACCAGCTTGAAAACCACAACAACACTAAAAGCCACAAAAAGATGCTGCGGCAAATCCAAAGAGAAATGCATAAGGACAACATGGTTCTGGGGTTGGACGCCGTTTCAGACGTTGACGAGTTTAATTCAGCCGACGAGGAATTTGGATCAAACGCCGAGGACCTGCAAAAAATGGACGAGCTCGACATGATCAACGCAGAATTGGAGCGGATACAAAAAGAATTGGAAGAAATCTCCGACAAGGGTGACGACTCCCTGTCCCCTAGCGATTCGGAAGTTCCGGAATCGGCAACAGTGGGGTCTAAGGAGGGCAAGTCTACCCTTCCTGATGACCAGATCGATGAGGAGAAGCACAGCTTCAcagttgatgatgaagtcgACAGCGATTTCGAGATTTCAGACGGAACTAAAAGTCCAAGTGCCTCTAAACAAGAGGAAGACGTGGATGAACTGAGCAAGCTACTAGCTTCGCTTCAAGGAGGCGCGGGCGAAGATACCGAATCCGACAGCTGGgacaacaacaagaaacctaagaagaagcagaaggGCAAAAATAAAGCAACTTCGTCTGTCCAGCCCTCGCCCCCTCCAACCTACCAGTGCGGGACTTGTTCCGACCAGTTCACTACCAGAAACACTCTATTCAAGcacatcaagaaaagcaACCACGCTGCTCCTGTCAAAGCCACTAAGGCCAAGAAATCAAAACGCTAA
- the SSU72 gene encoding RNA polymerase II subunit A C-terminal domain phosphatase (highly similar to uniprot|P53538 Saccharomyces cerevisiae YNL222W SSU72 Transcription/RNA-processing factor that associates with TFIIB and cleavage/polyadenylation factor Pta1p exhibits intrinsic phosphatase activity affects start site selection in vivo Nuclear zinc-finger motif containing protein.), which translates to MSNEPTKSLKFCTVCASNNNRSMESHRVLREAGYDVSSYGTGSAVRLPGLSEDKPNVYAFGTPYNDIYNDLRSQSVERYRSNGLLEMLDRNRKLKKAPEKWQEGFKVFDFVFTCEERCFDAVCEDLMNRGGQLNKIVHVININIRDDNENAKIGSKAILKLADMLSQETVRCEKTGEPLEDCIISLLAQWQEMYPQLPLLYSPAYY; encoded by the coding sequence ATGTCTAACGAACCCACCAAGTCGCTAAAGTTCTGCACTGTATGTGCGTCTAACAATAACAGATCGATGGAGTCGCATCGAGTCTTGCGTGAGGCAGGCTATGACGTCTCCTCGTATGGCACAGGCTCTGCAGTACGATTGCCCGGGTTATCTGAAGACAAGCCAAACGTTTACGCGTTTGGGACGCCTTACAACGATATATATAACGACTTGCGGTCCCAGTCGGTAGAACGCTACCGTTCTAACGGGCTACTTGAGATGCTAGATCGCAAcagaaagctcaagaaggCACCTGAAAAGTGGCAGGAAGGGTTTAAAGTATTTGATTTCGTGTTTACGTGTGAAGAGCGCTGCTTTGACGCTGTTTGCGAAGACCTAATGAACCGCGGCGGGCAACTCAACAAGATAGTACATGTTATCAATATAAATATCCGTGACGACAACGAAAACGCAAAAATTGGAAGCAAagccattttgaagctggccgACATGCTATCCCAAGAGACTGTGCGCTGCGAAAAAACAGGCGAGCCGTTGGAAGACTGCATTATCTCGCTGCTCGCTCAATGGCAAGAAATGTATCCGCAGTTGCCACTGCTTTATTCGCCTGCGTACTATTAA
- the CNM67 gene encoding Cnm67p (some similarities with uniprot|P25386 Saccharomyces cerevisiae YDL058W USO1 involved intracellular protein transport coiled-coil protein necessary for protein transport from ER to Golgi Integrin analogue gene), which yields MLGLGSGHIYSMANQSTVSNMSKDEKYDYEDEVSDENEDSGISLTKVRAEQGFSLRSFIDQINAKTKALAIARELDAQRGVTHQDATMSAGSIDSATSASTETQRTQEISSHPTATVRRIPSGARASTAEPNLGSSTPMKEVSRSDNTHNQTINDLLVQSTPINSSKSAPTSRNTQPRDLLKEKFMESHKAQNERSATGNADELQFENVRLREELEFYKKAHDSQEENIQVLQETLQKQDQTAQALREKLQELQDQVEESAQALKVAQDDRRSEFEGHQRVAEELAKCKGQIRLKEDEIVTVTENADKACQDLRTDNAGLHKKAIEIQSALTESELYVQQLKSKVDLMKKHNDDLSQTVHDKIEELNECNTRIDELYKENIAQENSLRSRVKEYDSELSSLRNRNEELQKKLELQDHEFISKSSSYEARISSLKSANEDLEKGIELERTKSSKEAHVLGDTVVTLRQQLADAEKENEKILVRFNMLEKQHLEAENLRDGLEETNQELKSVVTRLEKISSDQLQTIGRLEEEVERKSKKEANSLSSVRKHSKQLEEKVRHLQDVIVAKNSELEMQKQELNQFESYLKSVSLFQIQAGDLIVEQYRLNKYATQMDAAFKERNPDILGFFTQDQLQTTENSAVRLEALDNELHKLEESIKDEWTVKVQQLEEKLKNQELKESTIAKQLAGNNIRIEELNSMVGTLSAEKRDLLHEKEKSMEMQQRLNDQVNSLKGELVDGEHKAFISLSNRIESLGEERLDLQQNLQALESKIKSTETLLNEANALLNQERSEHATSQDEAAQLRKDLARLKGKASRKITFQMASQSRPHLSRKTYDSLMVDAVNDMDMVELQNIIKNIILLLEIPLAKITKKMPLVGIYLRYEKNICLHFANKIHYLMFRETIDIKRYTNVAYGQYLDHHDICHLDHPLESCLDNLYKEVSARLSLSPLTNG from the coding sequence ATGCTTGGGCTGGGCAGTGGCCATATTTACTCAATGGCAAACCAGAGCACAGTTTCGAACATGTCAAAGGATGAAAAGTACGATTATGAAGACGAGGTATCGGACGAGAATGAGGATTCGGGAATTTCGCTAACAAAAGTGAGAGCCGAGCAAGGTTTCAGTCTAAGGTCATTCATTGACCAGATAAATGCCAAAACGAAGGCTCTGGCGATTGCACGAGAACTCGACGCGCAGCGTGGAGTCACTCATCAGGACGCGACGATGAGCGCTGGATCTATCGATTCCGCAACAAGTGCCTCAACCGAAACACAACGCACGCAGGAGATCTCTTCCCATCCAACTGCTACTGTTCGCCGAATCCCTTCCGGGGCACGAGCATCTACCGCGGAACCTAATCTTGGCTCTTCGACGCCAATGAAGGAAGTATCACGAAGTGACAACACCCACAATCAAACAATTAATGATCTCCTAGTGCAATCCACACCGATCAATTCAAGCAAGTCTGCACCTACAAGCCGCAACACGCAGCCCAGAGATCTTTTAaaagaaaagttcatggAAAGCCACAAAGCCCAAAACGAGAGGAGTGCGACGGGCAACGCAGATGAACTTCAGTTTGAAAACGTGCGGCTCAGGGAAGAGCTTGAATTTTATAAGAAGGCGCACGAcagccaagaagagaataTTCAGGTGTTGCAGGAAACCTTACAGAAACAAGACCAGACTGCACAAGCGTTGAGGGAGAAATtgcaagagcttcaggacCAAGTGGAAGAATCAGCGCAAGCACTCAAGGTTGCACAAGATGATAGACGCTCAGAATTTGAAGGACATCAGCGGGTTGCAGAAGAACTAGCGAAATGCAAGGGGCAGATAAGGCTgaaagaagatgagataGTTACTGTGACAGAGAACGCAGACAAAGCATGCCAAGACTTGAGAACCGACAATGCAGGCCTTCATAAAAAAGCTATCGAAATCCAAAGCGCCTTGACCGAAAGCGAACTATATGTACAGCAGCTTAAATCGAAAGTTGACCTCATGAAGAAACATAATGATGATCTTTCACAAACTGTGCACGATAAaattgaagagctcaatgaATGTAATACGCGGATTGATGAGCTTTATAAGGAAAATATTGCTCAAGAGAACTCCTTGAGAAGCAGGGTGAAAGAGTATGACTCAGAGCTTTCATCTCTGAGAAACAGGAACGAGGAGCTtcagaagaagctggagttACAAGACCATGAGTTtatttcaaagtcaagttCCTACGAAGCCCGAATCTCTTCGCTGAAAAGTGCAAAtgaagaccttgaaaaagggATCGAGTTAGAGAGGACCAAGTCTAGCAAAGAAGCACATGTTTTAGGAGATACTGTTGTGACTCTCAGGCAGCAGCTCGCAGACGCAGAGAAAGAGAACGAGAAAATTCTTGTTCGTTTCAATATGCTAGAGAAACAGCACTTGGAAGCGGAAAACCTCCGTGACGGGTTGGAGGAAACAAACCAAGAGCTTAAGTCAGTTGTTACTAGACTTGAAAAAATATCATCAGATCAGCTGCAGACCATAGGAAGgctcgaagaagaagtcgagcgaaagagcaagaaagaggcAAACTCCCTTTCAAGCGTAAGAAAACATTCAAAGCAGCTCGAGGAGAAGGTACGACATCTACAAGATGTTATCGTGGCCAAAAATTCTGAATTAGAGATGCAAAAACAGGAGCTAAATCAATTTGAGAGCTATCTGAAGTCTGTATCCTTGTTCCAAATACAGGCGGGCGACCTCATTGTCGAACAGTATCGTCTGAACAAATACGCCACTCAAATGGATGCCGCTTTCAAGGAACGAAACCCAGATATTTTAGGCTTTTTCACCCAAGATCAGCTTCAAACAACTGAAAACAGCGCAGTCAGGCTTGAGGCCCTGGACAACGAACTTCATAAGTTGGAAGAGTCCATAAAAGATGAGTGGACAGTGAAAGTGCAACAGCTCGAAGAGAAAttaaaaaatcaagaactCAAGGAAAGTACAATCGCTAAGCAGCTCGCTGGAAATAACATTAGGATTGAAGAGTTGAACTCGATGGTTGGCACATTGTCAGCAGAAAAACGCGACCTTCTTCACGAAAAGGAGAAGAGCATGGAAATGCAGCAAAGGCTTAATGACCAGGTGAACAGTTTGAAAGGGGAGCTGGTAGATGGCGAGCATAAAGCTTTTATTAGCTTGTCCAATAGGATTGAAAGTCTAGGTGAGGAGAGACTTGATCTGCAGCAGAATTTACAGGCGCTTGaatcaaaaatcaaatcCACTGAAACTTTGTTGAATGAAGCCAACGCGCTCCTTAATCAAGAGCGCTCTGAACATGCCACTTCGCAGGACGAGGCGGCTCAGCTGCGCAAAGACCTTGCGAGGCTCAAAGGAAAAGCATCGAGAAAGATCACATTCCAGATGGCATCGCAGTCACGCCCACATCTCAGTCGCAAAACTTACGACTCTCTTATGGTTGACGCTGTTAACGACATGGACATGGTTGAACTCCAAAACATtatcaagaacatcattcttcttctagAAATTCCTCTCGCTAAGATCACCAAGAAGATGCCGCTAGTGGGTATCTATTTAAGATATGAAAAGAACATTTGTCTCCACTTTGCCAATAAAATCCACTACTTGATGTTCCGAGAAACAATTGATATAAAAAGGTATACCAACGTTGCGTATGGCCAATACCTGGATCACCATGATATATGTCACCTTGATCACCCTCTCGAGTCATGCCTTGATAATCTCTATAAAGAGGTCAGCGCCAGGTTGTCGTTATCACCGTTAACGAATGGCTAA
- the URE2 gene encoding glutathione peroxidase (similar to uniprot|P23202 Saccharomyces cerevisiae YNL229C URE2 Nitrogen catabolite repression regulator that acts by inhibition of GLN3 transcription in good nitrogen source altered form of Ure2p creates [URE3] prion) has translation MVGEKQTSVGGSVSAAVSNLSSALRQVNLGNSNTTTDQSNINIDFHNRMNRQQLMGEAQRNNLNAQQAEELLRQQEAHQQQQLQQAQQQQQQQQQYVGPAQIDSSRISKFFQNQPEEGYTIFSHRSAPNGFKVSIVLSELNLQYNTIFLDFNIGEHRAPDFVAINPNARVPALIDHSMDNLAIWESGAIILHLVNRYYRETGEPLLWSENMGEQAHITAWLFFQTSGHAPMIGQALHFRYFHSQKIQSAVDRYTDEVRRVYGVVEMALAERREALIMELDTENAAAYSAGTTPLSRSRFFDYPVWLVGDKITVADLSFVPWNNVVDRIGINIKLEFPEVYKWTKHMMRRPAVIKALRGE, from the coding sequence ATGGTTGGGGAAAAGCAAACTTCAGTCGGAGGTTCTGTGAGCGCCGCTGTATCAAACTTATCCAGCGCGCTTCGTCAGGTAAACTTGGGAAATAGCAACACAACCACAGACCAGAGCAACATAAACATCGATTTCCATAATCGTATGAACCGGCAGCAGCTGATGGGCGAGGCGCAAAGGAACAACCTGAACGCTCAGCAGGCCGAAGAACTACTGCGTCAACAGGAGGcgcaccagcagcagcagctacAACAggcccagcagcagcagcaacaacagcaacagtACGTCGGACCTGCCCAAATTGACAGCTCCAGGATAAGCAAGTTTTTTCAGAATCAACCTGAAGAAGGATACACAATCTTCTCCCACAGGTCTGCGCCCAACGGtttcaaggtttccatTGTTCTCAGTGAGCTGAACCTTCAGTACAATACAATCTTTTTGGACTTCAATATTGGCGAGCACCGCGCGCCCGACTTCGTGGCTATTAACCCTAATGCGCGCGTTCCTGCGTTGATTGACCACAGCATGGACAACCTGGCGATATGGGAATCTGGCGCTATTATACTGCACCTTGTGAACAGATACTATCGTGAGACCGGCGAGCCTCTTCTGTGGTCTGAGAACATGGGTGAGCAGGCACATATAACCGCGTGGCTATTCTTCCAGACCTCCGGCCACGCCCCAATGATAGGGCAGGCTCTTCACTTTAGATACTTCCACTCACAAAAGATCCAAAGCGCTGTTGACAGATACACTGACGAAGTAAGGAGGGTTTACGGTGTTGTGGAGATGGCCCTAGCGGAACGGAGGGAAGCTTTGATCATGGAGCTTGACACAGAAAATGCTGCGGCATACTCAGCCGGCACAACCCCGCTCTCTAGAAGTCGATTCTTTGACTACCCCGTGTGGCTTGTGGGAGACAAGATTACCGTGGCGGACCTCTCCTTCGTGCCTTGGAACAACGTTGTGGACAGAATTGGCATAAACATAAAGCTTGAATTTCCAGAGGTCTACAAGTGGACAAAGCATATGATGAGGAGGCCTGCAGTGATCAAGGCGCTCCGTGGTGAGTAG
- the ATG4 gene encoding cysteine protease ATG4 (similar to uniprot|P53867 Saccharomyces cerevisiae YNL223W ATG4 Cysteine protease required for autophagy cleaves Atg8p to a form required for autophagosome and Cvt vesicle generation mediates attachment of autophagosomes to microtubules through interactions with Tub1p and Tub2p): MFKFAKCQCFNHNTLFRQQEYSRATAMEFLQKVSQQLFEPENADQDNELVVLGRRYEANGSNERKPDEGEAVSTGVFSQLFHRERGWNPEFLLEVHSLLHFTYRTKFEPIPKDPNGPSPMNFGTLFRDNPLNSFESAINHPDCFCSDIGWGCMIRTGQALLGNALARLRSPPEEKQLIGWFEDRSSAPFSLHNFVREGNALSRKPPGEWFGPSATSRSIQSLVHAFPQCGLNHCIISTDSGDVYEEDVGPILEREPQATILLLLGVKLGLNNVNSRYWPDVKHILGSSFSVGIAGGRPSSSLYFFGYQGDYLFYLDPHTSQLDLASCATDNEKYESVHSARFNKVHFSELDPSMLIGVLIQGLDDWDAWKSYIDRSQILHVLPHRPRDYFMDEPDDSASENDGIPGSRDSQDSQGPAIDGDYVDVAPMVQHAGSCRDDEFQDVKCKNQKILVVGDHDSTTADTEIERVLVEHETVPLIASTRP, encoded by the coding sequence ATGTTTAAGTTTGCGAAGTGTCAGTGCTTTAATCATAACACTTTATTTCGACAACAAGAATACTCGAGAGCTACAGCGATGGAGTTCCTCCAAAAAGTTTCGCAGCAGCTGTTTGAGCCAGAAAACGCTGACCAGGACAACGAGCTCGTCGTACTGGGACGAAGATATGAAGCGAATGGGTCTAATGAACGGAAACCCGATGAGGGAGAGGCGGTGTCCACAGGCGTGTTTTCTCAGTTGTTCCATCGGGAACGGGGCTGGAACCCCGAGTTTCTCCTAGAAGTTCACTCACTACTGCACTTTACTTACAGAACCAAGTTCGAGCCCATACCTAAAGACCCTAACGGCCCGTCGCCAATGAACTTTGGGACGCTATTTAGGGATAACCCACTCAACTCATTCGAAAGCGCGATCAACCACCCAGACTGCTTTTGCAGCGATATTGGGTGGGGCTGCATGATTCGCACTGGTCAAGCACTGCTTGGAAACGCGCTGGCGCGGTTGCGCTCCCCTCCTGAGGAGAAGCAGTTGATTGGGTGGTTTGAAGATCGCTCGTCGGCGCCCTTTTCATTGCACAACTTTGTCCGTGAAGGAAACGCACTTTCTCGTAAGCCACCAGGAGAATGGTTTGGACCCTCCGCAACTTCCCGGAGTATTCAGAGTTTAGTCCATGCTTTCCCACAATGTGGTCTAAATCACTGTATCATATCCACGGATTCGGGTGATGTGTACGAGGAAGACGTGGGCCCAATACTGGAGCGCGAACCTCAGGCTACAATACTGCTACTTCTCGGTGTGAAGCTTGGCCTTAACAATGTGAACTCGCGTTATTGGCCCGACGTGAAGCATATCCTAGGGTCGTCGTTCTCAGTTGGGATCGCGGGAGGCCGGCCCTCATCATCGCTCTACTTCTTTGGCTATCAGGGAGACTACCTCTTCTACCTCGATCCGCATACCTCGCAGCTGGACCTGGCATCTTGCGCAACAGATAACGAGAAATACGAGTCTGTACACTCTGCGCGGTTTAACAAGGTACACTTTTCTGAATTAGATCCCTCAATGCTTATTGGTGTACTTATTCAAGGGCTCGATGACTGGGATGCGTGGAAAAGCTACATCGATCGCTCTCAAATCCTACATGTTCTTCCCCATAGGCCCCGCGACTACTTCATGGATGAGCCTGATGACAGCGCCAGTGAGAATGACGGCATTCCTGGCAGCCGTGATTCGCAAGACTCTCAAGGACCTGCTATTGACGGCGACTATGTGGACGTCGCGCCCATGGTCCAGCACGCAGGCTCGTGTCGAGATGATGAGTTTCAAGATGTAAAGTGCAAGAATCAAAAGATTTTGGTTGTCGGAGACCATGATTCTACTACTGCAGATAcagaaattgaaagagttcTGGTGGAGCACGAGACGGTGCCACTAATTGCCAGCACACGCCCATGA
- the SQS1 gene encoding Sqs1p (similar to uniprot|P53866 Saccharomyces cerevisiae YNL224C Hypothetical ORF), which yields MAKRHSHYKARGTGRGSRGRNSGGKPKGAAKKSHKRVNNANHTPVGGGDLSNIDMMDDYYFGHNYRGDSMRMGGFRPGRQQEDDTRDGQRNLPLRKRPVEFIKAKDVFDPSHDLILRLREANKKRQQQCSEESLGTQPSDSSELTTNTRDVSGTGSSKSVEEDKTPGQGAEKLKNVGATRTISVEKLPDEELYFVDDEPSAPVEPIPVHIESEPTRRFNEQQTKATEFEPVLTIGKTLLNLNEDNDGTVSVQLPKWKSHPFQPRESEESELSSEEAVEVEWESEDESEDVPVVELESDFDDRSDFGSEYEVDDGAELASNSNSTRSRPSPLLSNDIKSLSIEDSDRQIPGAVQNTLKEQTDAGPEFGFLEEDFAVNISEVNVTNIRIGAYDNSYFLRSYRYFGDYEPRWVDQDDLVEFITELGLPDHRIDAYLQFVMSSIVPQKNEEDALEDRIAKEAALIASESESDSCSEQSLAAGFSSDEELGEDLDDLVAYTTKYETVRNQTFDTKSLETTGRGLKKKLLFTEQMDLDQGIQDVLQDKFSTRKAKKASKKLAKQDYISEQNSNSEDLFLKYPFGFHVQNFKDEFELFLQRNKPSMAFPPLDPHGNRTLMKFAEAYFIKGKKAGKGGKTHVIVEKVKKTKWSFPNYNYINQLMAQRPVFMRIDVRKPREDRIPSEKFSGKGKFQVKEGGIVGEDAPEIGTDNIGRRMLEKLGWSRGQGLGAHGNEGISEPIFAKIKKNKSGLRHA from the coding sequence aTGGCTAAAAGGCATAGCCATTATAAAGCGAGAGGTACCGGAAGAGGATCTAGAGGCCGCAACTCTGGTGGTAAGCCAAAAGGCGCGGCCAAAAAGTCTCACAAGCGAGTAAATAATGCCAATCACACACCCGTGGGTGGTGGCGACCTCAGCAATATTGATATGATGGACGACTATTACTTCGGGCACAACTATAGAGGGGACTCCATGCGTATGGGAGGCTTCAGACCAGGAAGGCAGCAAGAGGACGATACAAGGGATGGGCAGCGCAATTTGCCCCTCCGCAAACGACCAGTAGAGTTTATCAAAGCAAAGGATGTGTTCGACCCTTCACACGACCTCATTCTGAGGTTGAGAGAAGCAAATAAGAAGCGTCAGCAGCAATGTTCGGAAGAATCCTTAGGTACTCAACCCTCAGATAGCTCTGAACTGACAACCAACACCCGCGATGTCTCTGGTACAGGCTCGAGCAAAagtgttgaagaagataaaACTCCAGGCCAAGGTGCtgagaaactgaaaaacgtTGGGGCTACGCGCACTATAAGCGTTGAAAAACTACcggatgaagagctttaCTTTGTGGACGACGAGCCCAGCGCCCCTGTGGAGCCTATCCCCGTGCACATTGAGTCCGAACCTACAAGACGTTTTAACGAGCAACAGACAAAGGCTACAGAATTTGAACCGGTCCTTACGATCGGCAAGACACTTCTGAATCTTAATGAAGACAACGATGGCACTGTTTCAGTGCAATTACCAAAATGGAAATCGCATCCTTTCCAACCGAGAGAAAGCGAGGAAAGTGAACTGAGCAGTGAAGAGGCCGTGGAGGTTGAGTGGGAGTCTGAGGATGAGTCCGAGGATGTACCGGtcgttgaacttgaaagcGACTTTGACGACAGATCAGATTTTGGCTCCGAGTATGAAGTCGATGATGGCGCTGAATTAGCCTCGAACTCTAACTCTACCCGCTCGCGCCCATCACCTCTGCTTTCTAATGATATCAAGTCATTGAGTATCGAAGACTCTGATAGGCAAATACCTGGCGCAGTTCAGAACACTTTGAAGGAACAAACAGATGCAGGTCCAGAATTTGGCTTTCTAGAGGAGGATTTCGCAGTTAATATCTCCGAAGTCAATGTCACAAATATAAGAATTGGTGCATACGATAATTCATATTTTTTGAGGAGTTATCGATACTTTGGGGATTACGAACCAAGGTGGGTCGACCAAGATGATCTGGTTGAGTTTATCACAGAGTTAGGTTTGCCCGACCACCGTATCGACGCCTATCTCCAGTTCGTCATGAGCTCTATCGTACCACAAAAGAACGAAGAAGACGCTTTGGAGGATAGGATTGCTAAGGAAGCCGCTTTGATCGCAAGTGAGAGCGAATCTGATAGCTGCAGCGAGCAAAGTTTGGCTGCAGGCTTTTCcagcgatgaagaactcgGAGAGGACCTTGATGACCTCGTTGCTTACACTACAAAATACGAGACAGTTAGGAACCAAACGTTTGATACCAAGAGTTTAGAAACCACTGGGAGGGgtctgaagaaaaagctgctaTTTACGGAGCAGATGGACTTGGATCAGGGCATTCAAGATGTACTCCAGGATAAGTTTTCAACGCggaaggccaagaaggccagCAAAAAACTGGCAAAGCAAGATTATATTTCCGAACAGAATAGCAACTCGGAAGATCTCTTCCTCAAGTATCCTTTCGGGTTCCATGTTCAAAACTTTAAAGACGAATTTGAACTGTTTTTGCAGAGAAACAAGCCCTCAATGGCTTTTCCTCCTCTGGACCCTCATGGCAACAGAACTCTCATGAAGTTTGCAGAGGCTTACTTTATAAAGGGCAAGAAGGCTGGAAAGGGAGGGAAAACACACGTTATAGTGGAGAAAgtcaagaagaccaagTGGAGTTTCCCAAACTACAATTACATTAATCAACTTATGGCCCAGCGACCTGTTTTTATGCGCATTGATGTTCGCAAGCCCCGCGAGGACAGGATACCGTCGGAGAAATTCTCCGGAAAAGGCAAGTTCCAAGTTAAAGAAGGAGGCATTGTAGGCGAAGATGCCCCAGAGATTGGTACGGACAATATAGGAAGAAGAATGCTAGAAAAGCTTGGCTGGTCTAGGGGGCAAGGTCTTGGGGCGCACGGCAATGAAGGTATCAGCGAGCccatttttgccaaaatcaaaaagaatAAGTCTGGCTTGCGCCATGCGTAA